The proteins below are encoded in one region of Saccharomyces kudriavzevii IFO 1802 strain IFO1802 genome assembly, chromosome: 5:
- the TOG1 gene encoding Tog1p yields the protein MYGVLLMEEHHNTLADTNPSSLSLKRFLEQDELIFCLCVEYFERSIFSAVHDLVILKGLVSLIRHRYWIDDYFVLGRIICTMSRRSLDAGLNRWEYYIGQEEEIAEENRKLWWDCYWWDRWYTLNSGKEPMISDEMTSCLFPKKVIGLGVDDSMDCLTLIDSVKLDPTKLDICVSFGYILLAKLITTVFFELLYNRKFTDYRLFAVPDAKDLNRTARQLKVEFFKIRRIFLGVQDKLIPFLKQHFENSRIFELYTHFEFSKVCCFQGMESLILRIQNLLQSSEKVGLDICIKQTRLQTFETSVDILTEILRLKDSLHIMKCSWFLYAILLRITSYFIENSREDPIYHLSLMCGVIALYNDLLINSNNIDVNDNNAFYKKLKNGTTMSFILTRICCQVYMRSQKISEELLFHELKKYGQACLNAVKAVLDIACVWYENIIGDHKESNFRKEILNILDRDMGDFVNNNIGVQGKKDGTLHHEGFPVNSSGVSLGLDFISLENFVTSDSLPDFLNLFWDEIELGISK from the coding sequence ATGTACGGTGTACTTCTTATGGAAGAGCACCACAATACTCTGGCTGATACAAATCCGAGttctttatctttgaaaagatttctTGAGCAGGAtgaattgattttttgtctttgtgTAGagtattttgaaagatCGATATTTTCAGCAGTGCACGACTTGGTTATATTGAAGGGGTTAGTTTCTCTGATAAGACATAGATATTGGATTGATGATTATTTCGTTTTGGGAAGGATTATTTGCACTATGTCCAGGCGAAGTTTAGATGCCGGTTTAAATCGTTGGGAATACTACATTGGCcaagaagaggaaattGCAGAAGAAAATCGTAAGTTATGGTGGGATTGCTATTGGTGGGATAGATGGTACACTTTAAATTCTGGTAAGGAACCAATGATTTCAGATGAAATGACTTCTTGTCTCTTTCCCAAAAAAGTAATTGGGCTGGGAGTAGATGATTCGATGGATTGTCTCACATTAATAGATTCAGTCAAACTCGATCCAACGAAACTTGATATTTgtgtttcttttggttATATACTATTGGCAAAATTAATTACCACGGTATTCTTTGAGTTGCTTTATAATCGTAAATTCACAGACTACAGATTATTTGCAGTGCCTGACGCGAAAGACCTAAATAGGACAGCACGGCAGCTTAAGGTGGAGTTCTTCAAGATAAGAAGGATTTTTCTGGGCGTACAAGATAAATTAATCCCTTTTCTCAAGcaacattttgaaaacagtcGCATATTTGAATTATATACACATTTTGAATTCTCCAAAGTTTGCTGTTTTCAAGGAATGGAAAGTTTGATATTGAGGATCCAAAACCTCTTGCAATCAAGTGAGAAAGTTGGTCTCGATATATGTATAAAACAAACAAGGCTTCaaacttttgaaacttCTGTGGATATTTTAACGGAAATTCTCAGGCTGAAGGATTCACTTCATATCATGAAGTGTTCGTGGTTCTTGTATGCAATCTTGTTGAGAATTACTTCATATTTTATTGAGAACTCCAGAGAAGATCCGATTTACCATTTATCCTTAATGTGTGGTGTGATTGCTCTATACAATgatttgttgataaattctAATAACATTGACGTCAACGATAACAACgcattttacaaaaagttgaaaaatggtaCAACAATGTCCTTTATCCTAACTCGTATTTGCTGCCAGGTATATATGCGATCACAGAAGATTTCTGAGGAGCTACTGTTCCACgaactaaaaaaatacggCCAGGCATGTTTAAATGCTGTTAAAGCAGTGTTGGATATTGCATGTGTCTGGTATGAAAACATAATAGGCGATCATAAGGAATCGAATTTTCGCAAAGAAATTCTCAATATTCTTGATAGGGACATGGGTGATTTTGTAAATAACAATATAGGTGTACAGGGGAAAAAAGATGGTACACTCCACCATGAGGGATTTCCAGTCAATAGCTCCGGTGTTTCTCTTGGACTGGATTTTATAAGTCTCGAAAACTTTGTGACTTCAGACTCTTTGCCGGACTTCCTAAACCTTTTTTGGGACGAAATTGAATTAGGCATTTCTAAATGA
- the PUG1 gene encoding Pug1p gives MSTDSDFVLYHYTPSKGAAIVFVVLFILMIVVYAVQTFNAARKASKIARYNSFEPSDDKIDDKTDDKTDDKSVIFENNDSKKKFKVLSTVCAFIPFFIGFIMEFIGYIGRVLSSSDPTKIAPYIIQSLLLLVAPALIAATIYMVFGRLLNAMRCESLMLISARFGTTFFVVGDVFSFFLQAAGGGLMSKKGSTKTGSNLITAGLIVQIVFFGFFIINEIRFSISVKKKCSFYSGISRKWFIVNATLLLSSVLILVRSIVRVVEFIQGFDGFIISHEYFIYVFDAVPMLLVIIAFSVGSFFGNVFDVIAECQYSTFSDSA, from the coding sequence ATGTCTACTGACTCCGACTTTGTTCTTTACCATTATACGCCCAGCAAAGGAGCTGCGATTGTGTTTGTCGTGCTCTTTATTTTAATGATAGTTGTTTATGCTGTGCAAACTTTTAATGCTGCGAGAAAGGCTTCCAAAATAGCTAGATATAACTCATTTGAGCCATCGGATGATAAGATAGATGATAAAACAGATGACAAGACAGATGATAAGtctgttatttttgaaaataatgattccaaaaaaaaattcaaagttttgTCGACAGTTTGTGCATTTAtaccttttttcattggttTCATCATGGAGTTTATTGGGTATATTGGCAGAGTATTATCTAGTTCCGATCCTACAAAAATAGCGCCATATATTATTCAATCCCTCCTTTTATTGGTGGCTCCAGCGCTAATCGCTGCGACTATTTATATGGTTTTTGGAAGACTCTTGAATGCTATGAGATGCGAGTCTTTGATGCTAATCTCCGCACGTTTCGGTACGACATTTTTTGTCGTTGGTGATGtttttagtttctttttacaAGCAGCAGGCGGTGGGCTGATGTCTAAGAAAGGATCGACAAAGACCGGTTCAAACCTCATAACCGCTGGCCTTATTGTACagatagttttttttggatttttcattattaatGAGATAAGATTTTCAATTAgcgtcaaaaaaaaatgttcgTTCTACAGTGGCATTTCCAGAAAATGGTTCATTGTAAATGCTACCCTATTATTGAGCAGTGTCTTGATTTTAGTACGTTCTATCGTCAGAGTTGTTGAATTTATTCAGGGATTTGATggttttattatttccCACGAGTATTTCATTTATGTCTTCGACGCTGTGCCAATGTTGTTGGTGATCATAGCATTTAGTGTGGGTTCCTTCTTTGGCAATGTATTTGATGTGATAGCAGAATGTCAatattcaactttttcagattctGCATAG
- the SKDI05G2680 gene encoding sugar porter family MFS transporter: MSSSQLAVESDANIRNASDADVHVAPPVEKEWSDDLDENEVLNIGQLEAPKRGFLGYLTIYLLCIPISFGGFLPGWDSGITAGFINMDNFKMNFGSYKHSTGEYYLSNVRMGLLVAMFSIGCAIGGLIFAQLADRIGRRLAIVIVVLVYMIGAIIQISSSHKWYQYFVGKIIYGLGAGGCSVLCPMLLSEIAPKDLRGGLISLYQLNMTFGIFLGYCSVYGTRKYDNTAQWRVPLGLCFLWALIIIIGMLLVPESPRYLIEREKHEEARASIAKINKVSAEDPWVHGEAEAIIAGVLAQRELGEASWKELFSVKTKVLQRLITGILIQTFLQLTGENYFFFYGTTIFKSVGLTDGFETSIVLGTVNFFSTIIAVMVVDKIGRRKCLLFGAAGMMACMVIFASIGVKCLYPHGEDAPSSKGAGNAMIVFTCFYIFCFASTWAPVAYIVVAESFPSKVKSRAMSISTAFNWLWQFLIGFFTPFITGSIHFYYGYVFVGCLVAMFLYVFFFLPETIGLSLEEIQLLYEDGVKPWKSASWVPPSRRGSSSEEVATQKKDWKKFLKFSKSSD, translated from the coding sequence atgtctagCTCGCAATTAGCTGTTGAGAGTGATGCAAATATTCGAAATGCTTCTGATGCTGACGTTCATGTGGCACCACCTGTAGAGAAGGAGTGGTCGGATGACCTTGATGAAAACGAGGTCCTGAATATAGGGCAACTGGAAGCCCCAAAGAGAGGTTTTCTGGGCTATCTTACCATCTACCTACTGTGTATTCCTATATCTTTCGGGGGGTTTCTACCTGGCTGGGATAGTGGTATTACCGCAGGCTTCATCAACATggacaatttcaaaatgaacttCGGATCCTACAAGCACAGCACTGGAGAGTATTATTTGAGCAACGTGCGTATGGGTCTTCTTGTAGCAATGTTTAGTATTGGGTGTGCCATAGGGGGCCTTATTTTTGCCCAACTGGCCGACAGAATAGGCAGAAGGTTAGCAATTGTGATCGTGGTGTTGGTGTATATGATCGGTGCTATTATTCAGATTAGTTCAAGCCACAAATGGTACCAATACTTTGTTGGTAAGATTATTTACGGTCTCGGTGCTGGTGGTTGTTCGGTGTTGTGTCCGATGCTTCTGTCTGAAATAGCTCCCAAGGACCTAAGAGGTGGGCTTATCTCGTTGTATCAACTGAACATGACCTTTGGTATCTTCCTAGGTTACTGTAGTGTTTATGGGACAAGAAAATACGATAACACCGCACAATGGAGGGTGCCTCTTGGGCTATGCTTCTTGTGGGCCCTGATTATCATCATTGGTATGTTATTAGTTCCAGAGTCACCAAGATATCTGATCGAACGTGAAAAACATGAGGAAGCACGTGCTTCCATTGCCAAGATCAACAAGGTTTCAGCAGAAGATCCATGGGTACATGGAGAGGCAGAAGCAATTATTGCTGGTGTGCTTGCCCAAAGGGAGCTAGGGGAAGCCTCATGGAAAGAGCTTTTCTCAGTGAAAACCAAAGTGCTTCAGCGTTTGATTACCGGGATACTTATACAGACCTTCCTGCAACTTACCGGTGAGaactactttttcttctacgGAACtaccattttcaaatcagTCGGGCTTACTGATGGTTTCGAGACCTCAATCGTCCTGGGTACagtgaatttcttttccactATTATTGCCGTTATGGTCGTGGACAAAATTGGTCGTCGTAAGTGTCTGCTATTCGGGGCAGCTGGGATGATGGCGTGTATGGTCATTTTCGCAAGTATCGGTGTGAAATGTCTTTACCCACACGGTGAGGATGCTCCTTCTTCGAAGGGTGCAGGTAATGCTATGATTGTGTTTACCTGTTTCTACATATTCTGCTTTGCAAGTACATGGGCTCCTGTTGCTTATATTGTGGTTGCCGAGTCGTTCCCTTCGAAGGTCAAGTCTAGAGCTATGTCGATTTCGACTGCCTTTAACTGGCTATGGCAATTTTTGATTGGTTTCTTCACACCATTTATTACCGGATCTATCCATTTCTACTATGGTTATGTGTTTGTGGGCTGCTTGGTTGCTATGTTTTtgtatgttttctttttcttaccaGAAACAATTGGGTTATCCCTAGAGGAGATTCAACTATTGTATGAGGACGGTGTGAAACCATGGAAATCTGCATCTTGGGTGCCACCTTCAAGGAGAGGAAGCTCTTCCGAAGAAGTTGCGACTCAGAAGAAGGactggaagaaatttttgaagttctcgAAGAGTTCTGATTGA